DNA sequence from the Alkaliphilus metalliredigens QYMF genome:
AAGCTTAGAGGCTGCTTTTAACTCCTTGATTGGTTTTATTATGCTTCCGATCTGCCAATATCCGATCCCCATGGCCACTACCAATCCAACCATAATGGAGATACTAATATATCTTAAAAATGTCATGTTAAGCTCTAGTATGTCCTCAATATCATCAGATAATCTAATGATCATTTTCCTTCCATCTATATCTATCATAGCCATGGTCAAATAAATGCTATTTTTGCCCGTAGTCTCATCTATTCTCTGTACCGATCTTACTTCCCCTTTTTCCGCAAGAATAAATTCCGGTTTATTTCTCTGATTCACAAACATAATACTATTATCTATGGAATCTGCTAGTACCTGTCCTTTATCATCTATAAAGGTCACCCTTGCCTCTATTTGTCCAGCAAAGTTTTGAACTAACCAAAAATAGTTCCTTTTAGCCTGTAGTTCTTGTTCAAGCATTAGAGAGTCAATAATTAAGTTAGCGTTACTAATCAATTTTTCTTCTTTGTTTTTAATGTAGCTATTTCTAATAAAGCTAAAGGATAATACTCCAGTGATCAATGTACCCACCAACAAAAGGCTAATATAACTAATTAGCAGTTTTCTCTTCATTAGTTCACCTACTTCATTTTATACCCAACGCCTCGAATTGTTTCTATATACTTAGGTGAATCATTATGATCCGATAATTTTTTTCTAATATTTCTAATATGAACGTCAACAATCCTCAAATCTGGTGTACTTTTTTCTCCAGTTACTTCCTCTAGCAGTAAACTTCTTGATAAAACATGCTCTAGACTTTCTGCTAGCTTTTTTAATATTTTAAATTCACTTAAGGTAAACTCGATTATCTCATCTTGTTTTTTTACAATGTGTCGATTAACATCTATTGTAATATCTTGAACTTGAATGATATTGGTGTCAGTAGCAGTTTCAGCGGTAGTAGACTTCGAATCCATCACCCTTCTTAGCACCGTTCGAACTCGAGCTTCCAATTCCCTTAAGCCAAAGGGTTTGGTAATATAATCGTCGGCACCTAAACCTAAGCCTATCACTTTATCAGTCTCTTCACTTTTAGCTGTCAACATAATGATTGGAGTTTGATGTATTCTTTCATCTAATCTAATTCTCCTACACACCTCAAGTCCATCTATATCTGGTAGCATGAGATCCAACAATATTAAATCCGGATTCTGAGTTAATGTTATTTCGATGGCATCCAGACCATTATAGCAGGGAATGATTTCAAAACCACTTCTTGTTAAATTCATTCGAATCAGTTCCACAATATTTTTTTCATCATCTACAACCAAAAGCTTTGTTCTGTTCATGTATAAAATCCTCTCCAAATCCCTTGATAATACATTTGCCTACTCTTCTACACATATCTCCGACACCGCTTCTGTTATCTTGATCAGGGCATCCATTCTCAGGCGCTTATCATATTTATAAGCCAATCGCTCTGCGTCATCCGATGTAGAAAGAAAATATTTTGGTGGCATTTTATTTAGAACAGTTTGGATAACATCATCTTCCCATTTTGCCCAGTTGCAGGAAGGATACATTTGTTTGTTCTCACTTAGCACTTCGCGAATAAGGTGTTCCGTATGGTTTTCTAACATGATATTTCGCTCCCCTCTACACGATCGTATCTTTTCAAAGCAAGTATTTCTCTCCGTTGCTTCTATTTCCTTATTATATATAGTATCTTATCACATTAAATAAACTGAATTCAATACTAAATGTCGGGGGTAACATCTTATACATACTTTAAGTCAATCCATTTTACTGTTATCCATACACAAAAAAGGAACTGAATGCAGTTCCTTTTTGTGTGTTTAATTTAATCTAGGAGACCATCTGAAATCTGTAGAGCTAGAGGAAGCTCTTTTCAAATCAGTCCTTCAGTGAAGATTTGTCATCCTAATCATTAATTTTTAGATTTTCGGATTTCCTCTGTCACAAGGGCTAATATCTTAGAAGCATCACCAACAATACCAAGATCAGCCACATCAAATATTGGTGCATCATGGCTTTTATTGATAGCAATGATCAGTTCTGATTCTTCCATACCTGCAACATGCTGAATTGCTCCTGAAATACCACAAGCAATATATAGATCTGGTCTTACGGTTTTTCCTGTTTGTCCAACTTGTCTCTCTTTGTCTAGCCATCCATTGTCTATGACTGCACGAGACCCCGATACCTCCGCCTTAAGTTCTTCCGAAAGTCTGTATAAAGGTTCCATATTCTCTTTTGAACCCATACCCCTACCGGCTGAGATCAGTATTGTAGCATCTTCTATATTTACTTTCTTTTTATCTTCTTTCACAATTTCAAGGATTTCTATATTTAAGTCAGATGCAACTAATCCTGCATCTAATAAGACAATTTCTCCTTCTTTACTTGTGTCTCTATCTAGCTTCACCATAACGCCAGGTCTAACAGTAGACATCTGAGGTCTATGGTCAGGGCATATGATCGTTGCCATGATATTTCCACCGAAGGCAGGTCTTGTCATAAGCAAATGTCTTGTTTCTTCTTCTACATCTAACACTGTACAATCCGCTGTCAATCCTGTGTGGATTCTTGCGGAAACCCGAGGAGCTAAATCTCTCCCGATGGATGTGGCACCTACTAATACAACCTCAGGCTTTTCCTGATTAATTACTGCAGTTAGGGCCTTTGTATATGGTTCTGTGGCAAAGTTTTCAAGGATTTTATCATCAACAACAATGACCTTCTCAGCCCCATGGTATATTAGTTCCTGAGCTAATCCCGTAATATCATTTCCCATGATTACTGCGCTCAATCCTTCTCCAAGCTTATCTGCAATCTCTTTTCCCTTACCTAATAACTCAAGAGAAACCTTTTGGATTTCTTTATCTCTCTGTTCGATATATACTAAAACACCTTTGTAATCTACTAAGCTCACGAATCTCCCTCCAATCATGTATCAAAATTTATGAAATAATATACTTTTCCTTTAATTTGTCTACGATTATCTTAGCTGCTTCTTTAGGCTCTACATTGAATATTTTTCCTGCAGTTTTAGCCCCTTTAGTGAAGGACTTTTTAACCTTAGTAGGCGATCCACTAAGTCCTAAGTTGGCATGATCAACAACGATATCATTCACTGACCATTTTTCCACTTTACCTTCTTGAAACGCATCATATATACCTGAAACTCTCATATATCTGGATTCATTCATCTCTTTTAATGTTGTAATCAAGCAAGGAGTCTGGACTTTTATTTTGTGATAGCCATCTTCAAATGCCCTCTTAACGATAATGAATTTATCTCCAATTTCTAGACCATCTACATATGTGATAGATGGGATATTTAAATGCTCTGCAATCTGAGGTCCAACCTGAGCGGTATCTCCATCAATTGCTTGTCTTCCTGCTATGATGACATCGTACTCCATTTTCTTCAGGGCACCTGCCAGAGCTGAAGAGGTGGCCCAAGTGTCAGCGCCAGCAAAGGCTCTATCAGTTAAAAGAATAGCGCGGTCTGCTCCCATGGCGATGGCTTCTCTTAAGGCTGCATCTGCTTGAGGTGGACCCATGGTAATCACAGTTACGTCAGCTCCATGCTCATCTTTTAATCTTAGTGCTGCTTCAAGACCGCTTTTATCATCGGGGTTGATGATTGATGGCACCCCTTCACGAATAAGGGTTCCTGTTTTAGGATCTAATTTCACTTCCGTTGTATCCGGAACTTGTTTTATACAAACAACTATCTTCATCGTGTAACCTCCTTCTATTTCAGTAAGTTTGCTGCAATTACCATTTTTTGCACTTCTGAAGTACCTTCATATATCTCTGTAATCTTTGCATCTCTCATCATTCTCTCAACTGGATAGTCTCTGATATATCCGTATCCACCATGGAGCTGAACTGCTTTAGTGGTTACTTCCATTGCTGCTTCCGAAGCAAATAGCTTCGCCATTGCGGCTTCATTGGCATATGGAAGTCCCATATCTTTATTATAGGCTGCTTTATAAACTAACAGTCTAGCCGCCTCAATCTTTGATGACATGTCAGCTAGTTGAAATTGTGTGTTTTGAAAAGCTGATATTGGTCTTCCAAATTGTCTTCGCTCTTTAACATAGTTCACTGTTTCATCTAAGGCGCCTTGGGCAATTCCTAAGGCTTGTGCAGCAATACCAATTCTTCCCCCATCAAGGGTTTTCATAGCGATTTTAAATCCAAAGCCTTCTTTTCCAATTATGTTTTCTTTTGGTATTCTACAGTCATCGAAGATAAGCTCGCAGGTAGACGATCCTCTGATTCCTAACTTCTTTTCCTTAGGTCCTATTGTAAAGCCCTCTGTATCAACATCAACGATAAAAGCTGATATTCCTTTTGTTCCTACTGATTTATCTGTCATTGCCATAATGATATAGGTATGAGCATAGCCTGCATTTGTAATGAATATTTTTGAGCCGTTGAGTATATAATGGTCCCCATCCAATACTGCAGTTGTTGTCTGTGCAGAAGCATCAGTTCCTGCATTGGGCTCTGTTAGACCGAAGGCTCCTAGTTTTTCTCCCTTTGCAAGGGGAATCAGATATTTTTGTTTTTGTTCCTCTGTTCCAAACTCAAAAATCGGATGAGCGCCTAAAGAAACATGGGCAGATAAAATGACCCCAGTTGTTCCACAAGCTCTTGAAAGTTCCTCGACAGCTATTGCATATCCAATATTGTCTCCACCTTCTCCACCATATTTTTTAGGGAATGGGATACCCATAAATCCTGCCTTAACCATCTTTTCGACAGTCTCCACAGGGAAACGCTCCTCTTCATCTATCTCTGCCGCTAAGGGCTTCACTTCGTTTTCAGCAAATTCCCGGTACATTTGTTTAAGCATCTTATGCTCTTTTGAAAATCCAAATTCCATGTTATATCCTCCTTCGTTAATTATTTATTTAACAACCAATTGCAATTTTTTTGATTTATCTAGGTGGCATAACAGTGGCATATCCTTCTAGCACCACAATACCGCTTTGGTTGGTACAAACTGTTTTAAGTTTTAACATTTTCTCTTTAATGATTTCAACAACCTCAACTTCAGCTGTAATCGTATCTC
Encoded proteins:
- a CDS encoding electron transfer flavoprotein subunit alpha/FixB family protein, which produces MSLVDYKGVLVYIEQRDKEIQKVSLELLGKGKEIADKLGEGLSAVIMGNDITGLAQELIYHGAEKVIVVDDKILENFATEPYTKALTAVINQEKPEVVLVGATSIGRDLAPRVSARIHTGLTADCTVLDVEEETRHLLMTRPAFGGNIMATIICPDHRPQMSTVRPGVMVKLDRDTSKEGEIVLLDAGLVASDLNIEILEIVKEDKKKVNIEDATILISAGRGMGSKENMEPLYRLSEELKAEVSGSRAVIDNGWLDKERQVGQTGKTVRPDLYIACGISGAIQHVAGMEESELIIAINKSHDAPIFDVADLGIVGDASKILALVTEEIRKSKN
- a CDS encoding electron transfer flavoprotein subunit beta/FixA family protein; translated protein: MKIVVCIKQVPDTTEVKLDPKTGTLIREGVPSIINPDDKSGLEAALRLKDEHGADVTVITMGPPQADAALREAIAMGADRAILLTDRAFAGADTWATSSALAGALKKMEYDVIIAGRQAIDGDTAQVGPQIAEHLNIPSITYVDGLEIGDKFIIVKRAFEDGYHKIKVQTPCLITTLKEMNESRYMRVSGIYDAFQEGKVEKWSVNDIVVDHANLGLSGSPTKVKKSFTKGAKTAGKIFNVEPKEAAKIIVDKLKEKYIIS
- a CDS encoding acyl-CoA dehydrogenase; translated protein: MEFGFSKEHKMLKQMYREFAENEVKPLAAEIDEEERFPVETVEKMVKAGFMGIPFPKKYGGEGGDNIGYAIAVEELSRACGTTGVILSAHVSLGAHPIFEFGTEEQKQKYLIPLAKGEKLGAFGLTEPNAGTDASAQTTTAVLDGDHYILNGSKIFITNAGYAHTYIIMAMTDKSVGTKGISAFIVDVDTEGFTIGPKEKKLGIRGSSTCELIFDDCRIPKENIIGKEGFGFKIAMKTLDGGRIGIAAQALGIAQGALDETVNYVKERRQFGRPISAFQNTQFQLADMSSKIEAARLLVYKAAYNKDMGLPYANEAAMAKLFASEAAMEVTTKAVQLHGGYGYIRDYPVERMMRDAKITEIYEGTSEVQKMVIAANLLK
- a CDS encoding response regulator transcription factor, which produces MNRTKLLVVDDEKNIVELIRMNLTRSGFEIIPCYNGLDAIEITLTQNPDLILLDLMLPDIDGLEVCRRIRLDERIHQTPIIMLTAKSEETDKVIGLGLGADDYITKPFGLRELEARVRTVLRRVMDSKSTTAETATDTNIIQVQDITIDVNRHIVKKQDEIIEFTLSEFKILKKLAESLEHVLSRSLLLEEVTGEKSTPDLRIVDVHIRNIRKKLSDHNDSPKYIETIRGVGYKMK
- a CDS encoding late competence development ComFB family protein, producing the protein MLENHTEHLIREVLSENKQMYPSCNWAKWEDDVIQTVLNKMPPKYFLSTSDDAERLAYKYDKRLRMDALIKITEAVSEICVEE